The following are encoded in a window of Sorex araneus isolate mSorAra2 chromosome 11, mSorAra2.pri, whole genome shotgun sequence genomic DNA:
- the LOC101551762 gene encoding ubiquitin carboxyl-terminal hydrolase isozyme L1-like, which produces MQLKPMEINPEMLIKVLARLGVVGQWCFVDLWGLEEEALGSVSEPVCALLLLLFPLTAQHENFKKKKQIEALKGQAVSPKVYFMMQTIGNSCGTLGLIHSVGNNRDKLEFNDGSILKQLLSEMEKLSPQDRATCFEKNEAIQAAHDAVAQEGQCRVDDKVNFHFILFNNVDGHLCELDGLIPFPVNHGSSPADSLLRDAAKVCREFTEREPREVSFSAGALGKAA; this is translated from the coding sequence ATGCAGCTCAAACCCATGGAGATCAACCCCGAGATGCTGATCAAAGTGCTGGCCCGCTTGGGGGTCGTGGGCCAGTGGTGCTTCGTGgacctctgggggctggaggaggaggcgcTGGGCTCGGTGTCGGAGCCCGTCTgcgcgctgctgctgctgctgtttcctCTCACCGCACAGCATGagaacttcaagaaaaaaaaacagattgaaGCGCTGAAGGGACAAGCAGTAAGCCCCAAGGTGTACTTCATGATGCAGACCATCGGCAACTCCTGTGGGACCCTCGGGCTGATACACTCCGTGGGCAATAACCGAGACAAGCTGGAGTTCAATGACGGGTCAATCCTGAAACAGTTGCTGTCTGAAATGGAGAAGCTGTCCCCCCAAGACAGAGCCACATGCTTTGAGAAAAACGAGGCTATCCAGGCAGCCCACGACGCCGTGGCTCAGGAGGGCCAGTGTCGGGTAGATGACAAAgtgaatttccattttattctgtttaaCAATGTGGATGGCCACCTCTGTGAACTTGATGGCCTGATACCTTTCCCTGTGAACCATGGATCCAGCCCGGCGGACTCACTACTGCGGGATGCTGCCAAGGTGTGCCGAGAATTCACCGAGCGGGAGCCAAGGGAAGTCAGCTTTTCTGCTGGGGCCCTCGGCAAGGCAGCCTAA